Proteins encoded within one genomic window of Sporichthyaceae bacterium:
- a CDS encoding GAF domain-containing protein — MSGRMARLLVSNPGLPAAALRALLLGGCTVLALLGDNASGDFSWLAAMGVVGAAVTVLESTTLAGVIGRTGEIAVWAIAVHSTGHEVSPLLPYLLAPVFAGGLLAQSTGALIAAGTAATALLIGIAVPNQNDLHTKDYTVAAAQWTVIALMGGLVAAWARRLQDDATESATNSYAEAHALLSQLYTVTRQLPASLDPVTTADSLIEDISRIARFSAVAVIMRGDGERLSPLAHRGGDRLEWELDLGGQSPFADAWTLQASQVTDHKFARDRAVLPDLASGSALVVPIRIGDRITGLVGLETEAAEAYPPTLVAEIETLCEEIALRLETGLLFDQIRELATAEERRRLAREIHDGIAQELASLGYIVDEISSVAGDAGQPDIVDDLAGLRQEMTRIVRELRLSIFDLRSDVDRHGGLGAALSEYLRMIGTTSSFTVHLTLDESSRRLPAETEAELLRIAQEAVNNARKHAAADNLWVTCRVHPPDAELVIEDDGRGLGKGREDSYGLEVMRERAARTRAVLEIRPRQPRGTYVAVRVGLTGAAHTADQEEYEKLISVGKGRRRNEEKAR, encoded by the coding sequence GTGTCAGGGCGGATGGCGCGGTTGCTGGTGAGCAACCCAGGACTGCCTGCCGCCGCGCTGCGAGCGCTGCTGCTCGGCGGCTGCACCGTGCTGGCGCTGCTGGGCGACAACGCCTCCGGCGACTTCAGCTGGCTCGCGGCGATGGGTGTGGTCGGCGCGGCGGTGACCGTCCTGGAGAGCACGACGCTGGCCGGGGTGATCGGCCGGACCGGCGAGATCGCCGTCTGGGCCATCGCGGTGCACTCCACCGGGCACGAGGTCAGCCCGCTGCTCCCCTACCTGTTGGCGCCGGTGTTCGCCGGCGGTCTGCTCGCGCAGTCGACCGGCGCGCTGATCGCGGCCGGCACCGCGGCCACGGCGTTGTTGATCGGCATCGCGGTGCCCAACCAGAACGACCTGCACACCAAGGACTACACCGTCGCCGCGGCGCAGTGGACCGTGATCGCGCTGATGGGCGGCCTGGTCGCGGCCTGGGCGCGCCGACTGCAGGACGACGCCACGGAGTCGGCGACCAACTCCTACGCCGAGGCGCACGCGTTGCTGTCCCAGCTCTACACCGTCACGCGGCAGCTGCCGGCCTCGCTCGACCCCGTGACCACCGCCGACTCCCTGATCGAGGACATCAGCCGCATCGCCCGGTTCAGTGCCGTGGCGGTGATCATGCGCGGCGACGGCGAGCGGCTGAGCCCGCTGGCCCATCGCGGTGGGGACCGCCTGGAGTGGGAGCTGGACCTGGGCGGCCAGAGCCCGTTCGCAGACGCCTGGACCCTGCAGGCCTCGCAGGTCACCGACCACAAGTTCGCCCGCGACCGCGCCGTGCTGCCGGACCTGGCCTCCGGCAGCGCGCTGGTGGTGCCGATCCGGATCGGCGATCGGATCACCGGCCTGGTCGGCCTGGAGACCGAGGCGGCGGAGGCCTATCCCCCGACGCTGGTCGCCGAGATCGAGACCCTGTGCGAGGAGATCGCGCTGCGGCTGGAGACCGGTCTGCTGTTCGACCAGATCCGCGAGCTGGCCACCGCCGAGGAGCGGCGCCGGCTGGCCCGGGAGATCCACGACGGCATCGCTCAGGAGCTTGCCTCGCTCGGCTACATCGTCGACGAGATCTCCTCGGTGGCCGGCGACGCCGGGCAGCCGGACATCGTCGACGACCTGGCCGGGCTGCGGCAGGAGATGACCCGGATCGTGCGTGAGCTCCGGTTGTCGATCTTCGACCTGCGCTCCGACGTCGACCGGCACGGTGGGCTCGGTGCCGCGCTGTCGGAGTACCTGCGGATGATAGGGACGACGTCCAGTTTCACCGTCCACCTGACGCTGGACGAGTCCAGCCGTCGGTTGCCTGCCGAGACCGAGGCCGAGCTGCTGCGGATCGCCCAGGAGGCGGTCAACAACGCCCGCAAGCACGCGGCGGCGGACAATCTCTGGGTGACCTGCCGGGTCCACCCGCCGGATGCCGAACTGGTGATCGAGGACGACGGTCGGGGTTTGGGTAAGGGTCGGGAGGACAGCTATGGGCTCGAGGTGATGCGGGAACGCGCCGCCCGGACTCGTGCTGTCCTTGAGATACGCCCGCGCCAGCCCCGTGGTACTTACGTCGCGGTACGTGTCGGTCTTACCGGCGCGGCCCACACCGCTGATCAAGAGGAATACGAAAAGCTGATATCCGTCGGTAAGGGTCGCCGGCGCAACGAGGAGAAGGCGCGATGA
- a CDS encoding ROK family protein, with amino-acid sequence MTAIGLDVGGTKTAVGLVDESGHVVRRLRVATPHQPEEALAAMVQAVAELDAPGAPVGVGVAGFVDVDGSTVVAAPNLGWHDRPIGRELADRLGVPVRVDNDANAAAWAEVRFGAAAGRASVVAVTVGTGVGGGIVTGGVLQRGGFGAAGEVGHLVVAPGGRACPCGQRGCLEQYASGTALVRAGRDLIAAGDSTAPGLRAACGDRADDLTGPMITDLAAAGDPGARSLLAGLGDWLGVGLAALATLLDPECFVIGGGVVEAGEDLLGPARESLARRLSTGRRVAEVLPARMGNDAGMIGAADLARTELASEPMDTA; translated from the coding sequence GTGACGGCGATCGGTCTCGACGTGGGCGGCACCAAGACCGCCGTCGGTCTGGTCGACGAGTCCGGTCACGTGGTGCGGCGCCTACGCGTGGCCACCCCGCACCAGCCCGAGGAGGCGCTGGCGGCGATGGTCCAGGCCGTCGCCGAACTGGATGCCCCGGGGGCGCCGGTGGGGGTCGGTGTCGCGGGATTCGTCGACGTGGACGGCAGCACGGTGGTCGCGGCGCCCAACCTGGGCTGGCACGACCGGCCGATCGGGCGGGAGTTGGCCGACCGGCTCGGGGTGCCGGTCCGGGTGGACAACGACGCCAATGCCGCGGCCTGGGCCGAAGTCCGCTTCGGGGCGGCGGCGGGGCGCGCGAGCGTGGTCGCGGTGACCGTCGGGACCGGCGTCGGAGGCGGCATCGTCACCGGGGGAGTGTTGCAACGTGGCGGGTTCGGAGCGGCCGGCGAGGTCGGGCACCTGGTCGTCGCCCCGGGCGGGCGGGCGTGCCCGTGCGGGCAGCGCGGATGCCTGGAGCAGTACGCCAGCGGTACCGCGCTGGTCCGCGCCGGCCGCGATCTGATCGCCGCCGGTGACTCGACGGCGCCCGGCCTGCGCGCGGCCTGCGGCGACCGGGCCGACGACCTGACCGGACCGATGATCACCGACCTGGCCGCCGCCGGCGACCCGGGCGCCCGCTCGTTGCTGGCCGGCCTGGGCGATTGGCTGGGCGTCGGCCTGGCAGCGCTGGCGACCCTGTTGGACCCGGAGTGCTTCGTGATCGGCGGCGGGGTCGTCGAGGCCGGCGAGGATCTCCTCGGGCCGGCTCGGGAGAGCCTGGCTCGGCGGTTGTCGACCGGTCGCCGCGTCGCCGAGGTGCTGCCTGCCCGGATGGGCAACGACGCCGGGATGATCGGCGCCGCCGACCTGGCCCGGACCGAGCTTGCGAGCGAACCAATGGACACAG
- a CDS encoding glycosyltransferase family 4 protein — translation MARTLVVTNDFPPRTGGIQSFVAALVARQDPDTIVVYAPAWPGAAQFDAAAAYPVVRHRGALMLPVPTVAGHAAELVRRFGASTVLFGAAVPLGLLAPGLREAGVRRAVGLTHGHEAAWAQAPGANRVLRRVAADLDVLTYLGPFTGSRIARALRPADRAKLVRLHPGVDARRFAPGPGAARRAALGLAGRPVVVCVSRLVPRKGQDTLIRALPTVRSVVPDACLLVVGSGPHEWRLRELAARTGLAEHVRFTGGVSDADLPGYYGAGDVFAMPCRTRRRGLEVEGLGMVFLEASACGLPVVAGDSGGAPEAVIEGRTGTVVDGRSVPAVAAAVTRLLSDPALVAEQGSAGRDWVLAEWGWAAQAARLGELLAGA, via the coding sequence ATGGCCCGCACGTTGGTCGTCACCAACGACTTCCCGCCCCGGACCGGGGGCATCCAGTCGTTCGTCGCCGCCCTGGTGGCGCGGCAGGACCCGGACACGATCGTCGTATACGCACCGGCCTGGCCGGGCGCCGCACAGTTCGACGCCGCCGCGGCCTACCCGGTGGTCCGCCACCGCGGCGCGCTGATGCTGCCGGTGCCGACGGTGGCCGGGCACGCGGCCGAGCTGGTCCGCCGGTTCGGCGCGTCCACGGTGCTGTTCGGGGCAGCGGTCCCGCTGGGACTGCTGGCGCCGGGGCTGCGGGAGGCCGGGGTGCGCCGGGCCGTCGGGCTGACCCACGGCCACGAGGCGGCCTGGGCCCAGGCGCCCGGCGCGAACCGGGTGCTGCGGCGGGTCGCGGCCGACCTGGACGTGCTGACCTATCTAGGCCCGTTCACCGGCTCCCGGATCGCCCGCGCGCTGCGCCCGGCCGACCGGGCAAAGCTGGTCCGACTGCACCCCGGGGTGGACGCGCGGCGGTTCGCACCCGGCCCGGGTGCTGCCCGGCGTGCCGCGCTCGGCCTGGCCGGCCGCCCGGTCGTGGTCTGCGTGTCCCGGCTGGTGCCCCGTAAGGGCCAGGACACGCTGATCCGGGCGCTGCCCACGGTGCGCTCGGTGGTGCCGGACGCGTGCCTGCTGGTGGTCGGCAGCGGCCCCCACGAGTGGCGCCTGCGCGAACTGGCGGCCCGGACCGGCTTGGCCGAGCATGTGCGCTTCACCGGGGGAGTCTCGGACGCCGATCTGCCCGGGTACTACGGGGCCGGCGACGTGTTCGCGATGCCCTGCCGGACCCGGCGGCGGGGCTTGGAGGTCGAGGGCCTCGGCATGGTCTTCCTGGAGGCCTCGGCCTGCGGGCTCCCGGTGGTCGCCGGCGACTCCGGCGGGGCGCCGGAGGCCGTGATCGAGGGCCGCACCGGCACCGTCGTCGACGGTCGCTCGGTGCCGGCGGTGGCTGCGGCGGTGACGCGGCTGCTCAGCGACCCTGCGCTGGTGGCCGAACAGGGCAGCGCCGGGCGGGACTGGGTCCTGGCCGAGTGGGGCTGGGCGGCCCAGGCCGCTCGGTTGGGGGAGCTGCTCGCCGGAGCTTGA
- a CDS encoding metallophosphoesterase, which yields MRVHVVSDVHGSVDALARAGAGADVLVCLGDLVLFIDYADPSGGIFGSVFGPERAAQWVALRTERRWDEARALLRELWSQAGGDPWEVITEAVRGQYAALFAAMPDPTYLTYGNVDLPALWPQYIGPGHTVLDGQIATIGGRVFGFVGGGLPTPYRTPFEVPEQEYAAKVDAVFAAAAAAGTPLDVLCTHIPPALPELTYDVVARRFERGSEATLRAIREHQPPLALFGHVHQPLLPRMRVGRTECVNVGHFRGVEQPYVLTW from the coding sequence ATGCGGGTCCACGTTGTCAGCGACGTGCACGGTTCTGTCGACGCGCTCGCCCGGGCCGGCGCCGGCGCCGACGTCCTGGTGTGTCTGGGCGACCTGGTCCTGTTCATCGACTACGCCGATCCCTCCGGCGGGATCTTCGGATCGGTCTTCGGCCCGGAGCGCGCTGCGCAGTGGGTGGCGCTGCGTACCGAGCGGCGCTGGGACGAGGCCCGCGCGCTGCTGCGGGAGCTGTGGAGCCAGGCCGGCGGCGACCCGTGGGAGGTCATCACCGAGGCCGTCCGCGGCCAGTACGCCGCACTGTTCGCGGCGATGCCCGACCCGACCTATCTGACCTACGGCAACGTCGACCTGCCCGCGCTCTGGCCGCAGTACATCGGGCCCGGACACACGGTGCTCGACGGGCAGATCGCCACGATCGGCGGCCGGGTGTTCGGCTTCGTCGGCGGCGGCCTGCCGACGCCGTACCGCACCCCGTTCGAGGTCCCCGAGCAGGAGTACGCGGCCAAGGTCGATGCGGTCTTCGCCGCGGCTGCCGCGGCCGGTACCCCGCTGGACGTGCTGTGCACGCACATCCCGCCGGCGCTGCCGGAACTGACCTACGACGTGGTGGCCCGGCGATTCGAACGGGGCAGCGAGGCGACCCTGCGCGCGATCCGGGAGCACCAGCCACCGCTGGCGCTGTTCGGCCATGTGCATCAGCCCTTGCTGCCCCGGATGCGGGTCGGCCGTACCGAGTGCGTGAACGTCGGGCATTTCCGCGGAGTCGAACAGCCCTACGTCCTGACCTGGTGA
- a CDS encoding ArsA family ATPase, which yields MRVLLFTGKGGVGKTTSAAGTAALAAARGHKTLVLSTDAAHSLSDAFACPAGPEPTAVGPNLFVQQVDAQRTFERTWVEIRSYLLSVLDAVGVDPIEAEELTVLPGAEEVLALLEVRDQARSGRWDVVVVDCAPTAETLRLLALPEALNWYMDRVFPVERRVVKALRPVLGKVAGVPMPRDRVFDAVERLHAELAAVRTVLTDPGTSVRLVLTPESVVVAEARRMLTSLSLYGYRTDAVVANRIFPAAAADDWRSGWVSAQTGMLREVDASFAPLPVLRSPYRATEPVGITELAAFAQDLYRDLPTGPDGAAADPCDLLSQSEPMTIRTTGTRYLMSLALPLADKREMDLRRKGDELVLTVSGHRRQLALPGLLARREITGADLVGDRLDISFAREPT from the coding sequence TTGCGCGTCCTCCTGTTCACCGGCAAGGGCGGTGTCGGCAAGACCACGTCGGCGGCCGGTACCGCCGCGTTGGCGGCGGCCCGCGGGCACAAGACCCTGGTGCTCTCGACGGATGCCGCGCACTCCCTGTCCGACGCGTTCGCCTGCCCGGCCGGCCCGGAGCCGACCGCGGTCGGGCCGAACCTGTTCGTCCAGCAGGTGGACGCGCAGCGCACGTTCGAGCGCACCTGGGTCGAGATCCGCAGCTACCTGCTCAGCGTGCTCGACGCCGTCGGGGTCGACCCGATCGAGGCCGAGGAACTCACCGTGCTGCCCGGCGCCGAGGAAGTGCTGGCGCTGCTGGAGGTCCGCGACCAGGCCCGCTCGGGGCGTTGGGACGTGGTGGTCGTCGACTGCGCACCGACCGCGGAGACCCTGCGCCTGCTGGCCCTGCCGGAGGCGTTGAACTGGTATATGGACCGGGTGTTCCCGGTCGAGCGTCGGGTGGTCAAGGCGCTGCGCCCGGTGCTGGGCAAGGTTGCCGGAGTGCCGATGCCGCGCGACCGAGTCTTCGACGCGGTCGAGCGCCTGCACGCCGAGTTGGCCGCGGTCCGCACTGTCCTGACCGACCCGGGCACCTCGGTGCGCCTCGTACTGACCCCGGAGAGCGTGGTCGTCGCCGAGGCCCGGCGGATGCTGACCTCGCTGTCGCTCTACGGCTACCGCACCGACGCGGTGGTGGCCAACCGCATCTTCCCGGCCGCGGCGGCCGACGACTGGCGCAGCGGCTGGGTGTCCGCGCAGACGGGGATGCTGCGCGAGGTCGACGCCTCGTTCGCGCCGCTACCGGTGCTGCGTTCGCCGTACCGGGCAACCGAACCGGTCGGCATCACGGAGTTGGCGGCTTTCGCGCAGGACCTCTACCGCGACCTGCCCACCGGACCCGACGGCGCCGCCGCCGACCCGTGCGACCTGCTTTCGCAGTCCGAACCGATGACGATCCGCACCACGGGGACCCGGTACCTGATGTCGTTGGCGTTGCCGTTGGCCGACAAGCGCGAGATGGACCTGCGCCGCAAGGGCGACGAACTGGTGCTGACGGTCTCCGGCCACCGCCGCCAGTTGGCGCTGCCCGGGTTGCTGGCCCGGCGCGAGATCACCGGGGCCGACCTGGTCGGCGACCGCCTGGACATCAGCTTTGCCCGGGAACCGACGTGA
- a CDS encoding M48 family metalloprotease: MTDRPVSDPTTVPRRPAAVALVVLVIALGVLVAVITPWHPVPRAPGGAVPVDIHRDFTPAEISREVAYHRWLWSAVLGGTAATLVVTLLLGFTRAGARVAEFVARPFGGRRWAQLVLGTVAITAAGQLALLPFDMWREHLMRGQGIVIESWSVYATDFATSYAFGLVGTLIGLAVFYALARRVRQWWALGAVLAAGAVAVISFAYPIVVAPAFNHFRPMPTGALRDSLLALAKSDHVAVSGVEIADQSTKSTAINAYVAGIGSSRRIVVYDTTLRLLTPAQVRSIVAHELGHAKRNDVAWGTAEAALGAGAAMCALFLLLRSRRVRRRAGITDAGDPRSLALVLAVLAALGALSTPAELYLTRRIEARADIHALELTRDPATLISLQQLISVNNDADLDPPWPEVWFHGDHPTGPQRIANARTWAKAHGVPDTAPAGAGSAGTASTDPTPGPS, from the coding sequence TTGACCGACCGACCCGTCTCCGACCCGACGACCGTCCCGCGGCGGCCCGCTGCTGTGGCGCTCGTGGTGCTCGTGATCGCCCTGGGCGTGCTGGTGGCCGTCATCACCCCGTGGCACCCGGTGCCGCGGGCGCCCGGTGGCGCGGTCCCGGTCGACATCCATCGCGACTTCACCCCGGCCGAGATCTCCCGCGAGGTCGCCTATCACCGGTGGCTCTGGTCTGCGGTGCTGGGCGGCACGGCCGCGACCCTGGTCGTGACCCTGCTGCTCGGGTTCACCCGCGCCGGTGCCCGGGTGGCCGAGTTCGTGGCCCGCCCGTTCGGCGGGCGGCGCTGGGCTCAGCTGGTGCTGGGCACGGTCGCGATCACCGCCGCGGGGCAGTTGGCGCTGCTGCCGTTCGACATGTGGCGCGAGCATCTGATGCGCGGCCAGGGAATCGTGATCGAGAGCTGGTCGGTCTACGCCACCGACTTCGCCACCTCGTACGCGTTCGGACTTGTCGGGACGTTGATCGGCCTGGCCGTGTTCTACGCACTGGCCCGCCGGGTCCGGCAGTGGTGGGCACTCGGGGCGGTTCTGGCGGCCGGTGCGGTGGCGGTGATCTCGTTCGCCTACCCGATCGTGGTGGCCCCGGCGTTCAACCACTTCCGTCCGATGCCGACCGGAGCGTTGCGCGACTCGCTGCTGGCGCTGGCGAAGTCCGACCACGTCGCGGTGTCCGGGGTCGAGATCGCCGACCAGTCCACGAAGTCGACGGCGATCAACGCCTACGTGGCCGGGATCGGCTCCAGCCGCCGCATCGTCGTCTACGACACGACACTGCGGCTGCTCACCCCGGCGCAGGTGCGCTCGATCGTCGCCCATGAACTCGGGCACGCCAAGCGCAACGACGTCGCGTGGGGGACCGCCGAGGCCGCGCTGGGCGCGGGCGCCGCGATGTGCGCGTTGTTCCTGCTGCTGCGCTCCCGACGGGTGCGGCGCCGGGCTGGGATCACCGACGCGGGCGACCCGCGGTCGCTGGCGTTGGTGCTGGCGGTGCTGGCCGCGTTGGGCGCGCTCAGCACCCCCGCCGAGTTGTACCTGACCCGACGCATCGAGGCCCGCGCGGACATCCACGCGCTCGAGCTCACCCGGGACCCGGCGACGCTGATCTCGCTTCAGCAGCTGATCTCGGTGAACAACGACGCGGACCTCGACCCGCCGTGGCCCGAGGTCTGGTTCCACGGGGACCACCCGACCGGCCCGCAGCGCATCGCGAACGCGCGGACCTGGGCCAAGGCGCACGGTGTGCCGGACACCGCCCCGGCGGGCGCGGGTTCCGCCGGCACCGCCTCGACCGACCCCACGCCCGGCCCGAGCTGA
- a CDS encoding response regulator transcription factor, giving the protein MTTSVLLVDDHELIRHGLRRAFERDPDFEVVGEASSVAEALAVIRATGPEVVIMDVRLPDGNGLDAVKKLRAAGETMGIVILTMYAGDDQLFGALEAGASSFVNKDAPAEEVLAAARHAAASPASFSAADLADAMRRKMTPSGPALSPREKEVLKLLYDGLAVSGIAKKLFISESTTKTHISKVYEKLGAANRVQAVRAALDMGLISSDTPR; this is encoded by the coding sequence ATGACGACGAGTGTGCTTCTGGTCGACGATCACGAGCTGATCCGGCACGGCCTACGACGGGCGTTCGAGCGCGACCCGGACTTCGAGGTGGTCGGCGAGGCCAGTTCGGTCGCGGAGGCCCTCGCGGTGATCCGGGCAACCGGTCCCGAGGTCGTGATCATGGACGTCCGGCTGCCCGACGGGAACGGCCTCGACGCGGTCAAGAAGCTCCGCGCGGCCGGCGAGACCATGGGCATCGTCATCCTCACCATGTACGCGGGCGACGACCAGTTGTTCGGCGCGCTGGAAGCCGGCGCGTCCAGCTTCGTGAACAAGGACGCCCCGGCCGAGGAGGTGCTCGCGGCCGCCCGGCACGCGGCCGCCTCGCCTGCGTCGTTCTCCGCCGCCGACCTCGCCGACGCGATGCGGCGCAAGATGACCCCGTCGGGTCCGGCCCTGAGCCCGCGCGAGAAGGAGGTCCTGAAGCTGCTCTACGACGGGCTGGCCGTCTCCGGGATCGCCAAGAAGCTGTTCATCAGCGAGTCGACGACCAAGACGCACATCTCGAAGGTCTACGAGAAGCTCGGCGCCGCGAACCGGGTGCAGGCAGTGCGTGCCGCGCTGGACATGGGCCTGATCAGCTCCGACACCCCGCGCTAG
- a CDS encoding SRPBCC family protein: protein MPDSTTASITIGAEAKAVLDVIADFEAYPQWAGAVKRAEVLGRFPDGRAELVHYQLDAGPIKDEYTLRYDWSAVPGLLQWELVEGQMLKTLVGSYKLVEGDQGHTEVTYHLALDVKIPLLGMIKRKAEKVIIDTALKELKKRVEG, encoded by the coding sequence ATGCCTGATTCGACGACCGCGAGCATCACGATCGGGGCCGAGGCCAAGGCCGTGCTGGACGTGATCGCCGATTTCGAGGCCTATCCGCAGTGGGCCGGCGCCGTGAAGCGGGCCGAGGTGCTGGGTCGATTCCCCGACGGGCGCGCCGAATTGGTGCACTACCAACTCGACGCCGGGCCCATCAAGGACGAGTACACGCTGCGCTACGACTGGTCGGCGGTGCCCGGCCTGCTGCAGTGGGAACTGGTCGAGGGCCAGATGCTCAAGACACTTGTCGGCTCGTACAAGCTCGTCGAGGGTGACCAGGGCCACACCGAGGTCACCTACCACCTCGCGCTGGACGTGAAGATCCCGTTGCTCGGGATGATCAAGCGGAAGGCCGAGAAGGTCATCATCGACACGGCGCTCAAGGAGCTCAAGAAGCGCGTGGAGGGATAG